TTGTGGCTATCATCTTTGATGTTCGCATGTACCAATTCATCTGCCATTATGACTAATTATAAACCTAATGCAAATGCAGCAGTTaaatcaaactactaaaatagtTTCTTGACTTCCAAACATTCATATACTCCACCAGAAGAAGGACTTCCATTGCTGTACCTTTAACCTTTAGATCTTGCATCCGATGGTCTGTGTGGTCTGTGTGGCTGGCTTAATTTCCTTCACAGAATCCATGCAACAGTTTTGCACATCTGTTCTCTCCATTCTTACGAGCAGTCTTTTGACTAAATATACTTTCAGAATTGCAAAATCAGTCAGGCAATAAATTGTCTAAATCGGGTTTCTTTCCATTTAAAGGTGTTTACTGAATTTTCAAACAGCATAATAATAAACTCCGGTCAAAAGACTGTTGCtccgtctttctttcttttactgtCCTAATTCGTAATATAACTTAAACTGTCCAATTAGGGTGGAGCAAACCATTACAAACAAAAGAGTAGGGGTGCAATCAGCAAATGTACACAACTAAACATATCAACATTTGTAAACTGTACATGAGTCAGAGCACTTttaataaattatcttaaatcaAATTATGGCTCTTACACTGAACCTCAAACCTCCCCCTTTTATAGTAATTGGGGCAATTTTTTAAACTTAAGTATTCACTCTGCTTTTTAGGGTGTTTTATCTTCCCTCTGAAATAAAGGTAGGTTTTGCACATACCCACAACTTCCACATGACATTGTTGCGCAGAAATGCGACCACCACTTCCACCTGATGTTGTTGCACAAAGATCACTCATATCTGCAATGATGTTGTGTGTAGTGAGATGCAGTTTTCTATTGGTCCTGATCTGTTTCAGCTCCTTATGGGCAGCCACAAATTTGAAAGGTAggatgtatgtttatatattttgctttCCAGTTCAACATTGAAgtttttggttacactttaaagtaatggaccattatttaatgctagttaatgtatttaatacatgtacaaactattagtaatacgtttattacggtatttattcatctatgttaatgctatttaagttaaataacattagttgTATTTCCATTGGTTATATTCCTATAGTAGAccctgtaataaaaaaaaaaggttttgaagaAAAGTTAATTCACTAACAAGCTTTGTAAAAATTCATTAgagaatgtacagtatgtgtttgttGTCTCAATAAAATGCCTCAACCCCTGCTTGTTTTCAAACAGTTACACAGTTAACTAGAGCTTGTGGGAAAGACATCAGCATTGAGTGCACTACACATAAAAGCCCGCAGAATGGTGTGTACATGTACAAACAAGAAAAAGCAAGAGAACCACAGGAAATTTTCTACTTTTACCAAGACAACCCTCAGTCCTCAGTCACTCTAAGCTATAAACAACTGAACAATTACAAAGTCAATGTAAGGGGAGTATTACCAAATCTTAACGTCACCATCTTAAATGTAACTGTCACCGACACTGGATTTTACTGGTGTGAATTTAATTTGGAAGAAAAAATCACTCTTGGCAATATCACTTGGTTATTGATAGGTAAGTCTTAAGTCTtatgtttaaatgtaattattatagcATGTTTACGAATATATTGTTTCAACTTTTCTAAATGTTTGTTTAAAGGCAAAAGTTAAATTAGTTTAAGATTAATATTCAGTGGAGTAAATATAGTAAAGCTATAATTCTCTTAATTTTGTGTTCTGTCATAAAAAAATCACTAGAAGAAAATCAAGGGGAAAATGCTGTTAACAAATCTGAAGAAATTGGAAAAGATTGCACAGAAGATGCTATTCCACATGTAAAGATCGTCCTCATTTTGTGCACTGCAATGTCTCTActctgcattttgttttttttctgtgtgattGTGAAGGTAAGTGAAAATGACAGTTCAAATCTTTCAAAGCTTTTAGAGAATGTGATGTATATACTGTTACCGATGCACATTAAaggaaatgttttaatttaacaacactATTGGCTTATAAAAATATTGTACGTGATTCAGCTCAGGTCAAAAATAAATGTGTCAGATAAATGAGACCTTTAAGATTGAGGGATTTTGGCAACATTGTTGAAAACTAAGCTTTCAAATTACAATATTATACTGGTACATTAATGTCACAGtttgaaatatttggaaaataggTCAAGAACAAGTTTGATATCACTTTGTTTCGTCATTGACAGATGAAAGGGTGTTGGAGGAAAAAAATGACATTCACACCATCCAATCCACCCTCAGACTCAGTTTATGAAGAGATGAAACGGAGCAATTTGGATCACCAGCTACATGCACGGACATTCATCAACCCTGACTATCAATCTACAGTACCAAGGATCTGTGATAATGTGTGATAGTGTGAGAGCATTCTTTTAGGTAGCATGAATAGGATATGTCTTTAAATGTTGTTGATCAGGAATAATAATTATAGAAATGCATAATAATTATGAAGAAATGCAACAGTTGAGGAGATATTTTTAGCTGACAGACAATAGACATGTCAAGTGTCCCACTTGTGGTTAAAGTTTCACATGCATCTGCAATGGAACCTATAATGTTAAGAGGGTATCTGCAAGTTTCAGTTTTGGTGCAGGCCAATGGTTAACTGACTGTTATCAAGTACAAAAtcacatttcacaaaaaaaaaaaaaaaaaaatctcatgaaAAACTTAAATCTAACCACTGAAGAAATTttagttataaaaaatatattatatttgacgCTCTGATGTTCATTTCACACCTTCAACTAGTCATCCTTTCAACTAGTCACCTTCCTTTGAACGTTGTTGTCATGTTTTCCTTTCTATGAAGTCACATGGTGTTTCTTTTGATTAACTGTGTTAAAGTTACTTTAACACTTAGTGTGTTCTGAGGCTTATATTTTACAAAAGAGCTTAAGTAACCTGCATGTATTTGAACTAATTATCTGtgcttttaattgtattttatttggttattttgtttaattgaaCTGCAGATCATTTACACTGATTACCTGGACTATTTAAACACCCCCTCACATGCTCTCCGATTGTTGAGATTTTGTTAGCTGTTGCTGCATTCCAAAGTGTTTATTGTAGTTCTTGCCGTGTTTTGACCCATTGGACTGTTTATATTGTTTCTGATTGTTTGCCGCCCTTCTCAACCATATTGCCTGTATTAGGATTATGCTTTGAATTATCTTTGTATGCCATGTTTTGACCCTTTCCAACCTGACTACTCTAATAAAACTATTTGTTTCCAagccctgtattcatatctagtTCAAACCAAACGTATTATATTAACTAATGATGTAAGTTCATGTGTTAATTACCACAATGGGTTGAATAAATTTCAACTGCCAGATGTCTACTTTAATTAATCATTAGCTATGATTTGCTACGGTATCATTATAATTGACTAATTGAGGCACGTGGTGTTAAGTGTTTGCTGTAAACTAATTACATAATAGAACCAATTAGTTAACAGTCCTGTGCCTCAACAAGTAAAGCTacagtcacaccgggctttgtgtgtgcgaaattctgtcgtgcggcgctgcgaaaagggggcgggattaaacaagatgattagacattaaaaaaagcgagcgattgctccatgttttaaatttctgtccagagaggtaatgttttgatcctcaatggtctcacacagtcaagtgatgcgatatcacaggtcagagttcaccaagcttgaactttgcaccgcagcaacctgcaaaaTTTggcgcatgaccctgcgtttccggtctgacgctttcgcgtgtgtatgaatggaagtctatgggaggaaaagcccagtgtgaccgcagctttaagcacttttctccccatagacttccattcatacatgTGCGAATGCGGCAGACCGAAAACTCAAGCTCATGTGACAAGCTTCGAAGTTTGCTaggttgcaaagttcaagcttgaaatcgcatcacgtgataGCGTaggaccaatcaaagatcaaaacatgacatgagagaaatattaaatatggagcaatcactctctttttttaatgtccaATCATCTAGTTTAATCCTTAACTGCCGtctgacagaattttgcatgctcaaactctagtgtgaccgcggcataaAATCATAACAATATAGTACCGTAACAAATCATTAGCTAATGATTAAAGCAGACATCTTGAAGTTACATAACATTGACAATTGTGGTAATTAACGTATGAATTTACAACATtagttaaaattatattttattagagAATAATGCATAATGACTTTAATACCAATTTATAGATTAATTACTGTATAAATCATATACAATGTTTATTTGTTGCTCGTGcagtaatgattaataaatggttAAGCTCTTTATGAGTTATACCAGGAGTTCTCAATCTTGGTCCTGAAGGTATGGTGTCCAGCAGTTATTAGCCCAACCCctatcagacacacctgggctagctaatcgaactctaaagctgcggtcacactgggcttttcctcccatagacttacattcatacgcacgcaagcttggtgaactttgacctgcgaaatcgcatcacttgactgcgtcaGACCAATTGAGGaacaaaacacgacctctctggactgaaatttaaaatattgagcaatcgttggctttttttaatgtctaattatcttgtttaatcctgccccttttcgcagcgccgtactacagaatttcacacacacaaagcccggtgtgaccaaAGCTTTAAGCTGCGATCATAcaggacttttctccccatagacttccgttCAAACGCACACGAATGTGTCAGACTGGAAGCGCAAGCTCCTGCGACAAGTTTCGCACGTCACTGCATTGGAAAGTTTAAGCTttatgaactctgacctgcgaaatcgcatcatgtgattgtgtgagaccaatcgataAATAGCAACATAAAACATCATTGGATCGGATAGTAATTATTGATCAGTAATAACCATTTATTGTCACAGTTACTACCTGTAATGGGTATATAAAGTAAGTCATTACCTTTTTCACTGCACAAGTTCATACAAATTTTACTggctttacagtaaaatactgtttccttttattacagcaaaacactggctattttaGAGTTACTTACCGCATAACATACAGCAAGGCATAACAGTGTTAACTCTGTTAATCTGTGCATTAGTTAAGCATTAATTAATGCATATCAGTGCacccatattgtaaagtgttacccaacatCCTTTCATGAAGAGTTTTTCAACTGGCATGACGATATTCAATGCATACTGTAAGCTCAATTACACACAAGATTGTAGATTGTTTTGTTACAAATAGGTTACATGCAAGTGTtgctcagccactgaaatcttcgaaagtttgatatgactattttcagtttcataaggaaccttttacagcatcaaaactttttatttagtttaacaacaaaacataagtaaatagcactattctgccaagcctgctttactgaggtgaagttggttttatattcacattagtTCATTTCAAACAAATGACAACCTGTGAGATGCTCCCTATATCGTTTACtatgctactttaaatattctgtcggaaatagcatgcaagtatggcttggtaataagtgtaattcttgCATGCCGCctgccaaccactaagcatacagtagttgctttggGACAGCACGATCCACGAGTCCAGCAATTCTTTTGTAACCCTTGGCTATAAGATTGAAAGAAAACCCGACTACGCCACCTAGGTTATTACCCAGGAACATATAAAGAAGCACTTGTTTGATTAACACAAATAGTTACAATAATATGAAGGACCCTGCTGGttcacttttgaaaaaaaaaaatatatatatacacactcatttattGTTACACACCATCGTATACTCAATTTTAAAATGGTCTCACCACAATTACCAATTAAATACCCACGGTCACAAAGAGACAACAATAAATGACACCAGAATATAGGGGACACTCCACACAGCAAATCAGtgtataaaaatgattaaagcaAGTGACAAATCAAACCCATTCAATTCAACAAACTCCCCTTCAATTCAGCATCAACATTACAGCTCATCCGTCCACCTGTGGATATGCACACAGACTAAAATACTTTCACAGTAAACAAactgcactaaaaaaaaaaaaaatcacaaaagatAAAGTTCACAATGCAGCGTAATGATCAAATTGAATATGGGCATTAGATCAGGGTCAAAATGGTGGCGGCAATGCCATAAATATTGTCACCGTAATGTTTAATAAGATGCCTACGAGGAGTAACCACATCCGGGGGC
Above is a window of Danio aesculapii chromosome 6, fDanAes4.1, whole genome shotgun sequence DNA encoding:
- the si:rp71-81e14.2 gene encoding uncharacterized protein si:rp71-81e14.2 isoform X2; amino-acid sequence: MRPPLPPDVVAQRSLISAMMLCVVRCSFLLVLICFSSLWAATNLKVTQLTRACGKDISIECTTHKSPQNGVYMYKQEKAREPQEIFYFYQDNPQSSVTLSYKQLNNYKVNVRGVLPNLNVTILNVTVTDTGFYWCEFNLEEKITLGNITWLLIENQGENAVNKSEEIGKDCTEDAIPHVKIVLILCTAMSLLCILFFFCVIVKMKGCWRKKMTFTPSNPPSDSVYEEMKRSNLDHQLHARTFINPDYQSTVPRICDNV
- the si:rp71-81e14.2 gene encoding uncharacterized protein si:rp71-81e14.2 isoform X1, producing MRPPLPPDVVAQRSLISAMMLCVVRCSFLLVLICFSSLWAATNLKVTQLTRACGKDISIECTTHKSPQNGVYMYKQEKAREPQEIFYFYQDNPQSSVTLSYKQLNNYKVNVRGVLPNLNVTILNVTVTDTGFYWCEFNLEEKITLGNITWLLIEENQGENAVNKSEEIGKDCTEDAIPHVKIVLILCTAMSLLCILFFFCVIVKMKGCWRKKMTFTPSNPPSDSVYEEMKRSNLDHQLHARTFINPDYQSTVPRICDNV